In one window of Microbacterium dextranolyticum DNA:
- a CDS encoding NAD(P)-binding domain-containing protein, which translates to MDPQPVDVVVIGAGQAGLSAAYHLRRRGYSPVDDAPGDEGRFVVLDADDGAGGAWRHRWDSLRMATVNGIHELPGYAVPAADPAAAARDVLPAYFAAYEERFDLRVRRPVRVRAVRRADADPQGRLLVETGTGVWSARYVINATGTWRRPFWPHVPGAERFRGRQLHVHDYVSAAEFAGLRVLIVGAGISAVQLLDEISHVAETFWVTRREVRWDAAEFDTAARIAAIAGVEERVRRGEPPGSVISITGQHRTAWSESARVRGVLVRHPMFASIEEDGVRMPDGSFERADAILWATGFRADIGHLTPLQLRTSAGGVRVANGRALDEPRLFLIGYGPSQSTVGANRAGRDAVRAIVASTTPEKSTEAAAGAH; encoded by the coding sequence GTGGATCCGCAGCCCGTCGACGTCGTCGTGATCGGCGCCGGGCAGGCCGGACTCTCGGCCGCCTATCACCTGCGACGCCGGGGTTACTCCCCCGTCGACGACGCCCCGGGCGACGAGGGTCGCTTCGTCGTCCTCGATGCCGACGACGGCGCCGGCGGGGCCTGGCGCCACCGTTGGGACTCGCTGCGGATGGCCACCGTCAACGGCATCCACGAGCTGCCCGGCTACGCCGTGCCTGCCGCCGATCCCGCTGCCGCCGCGCGCGACGTGCTGCCCGCGTACTTCGCCGCCTACGAGGAGAGATTCGATCTGCGGGTGCGGCGCCCCGTGCGCGTGCGGGCCGTGCGCCGCGCCGACGCCGATCCCCAGGGACGGCTGCTCGTCGAGACCGGCACAGGCGTGTGGTCGGCGCGATACGTCATCAACGCGACGGGCACCTGGCGACGCCCGTTCTGGCCGCACGTCCCCGGAGCGGAGCGGTTCCGCGGCCGTCAGCTGCACGTGCACGACTACGTCTCGGCGGCCGAGTTCGCCGGGCTCCGCGTCCTCATCGTCGGCGCCGGGATCTCCGCCGTGCAGCTGCTGGATGAGATTTCGCACGTCGCCGAGACGTTCTGGGTGACCCGGCGCGAGGTGCGCTGGGATGCGGCCGAGTTCGACACCGCGGCACGAATCGCCGCCATCGCGGGGGTCGAGGAGCGCGTGCGCCGCGGCGAGCCACCCGGCAGCGTCATCTCGATCACCGGTCAACACCGCACCGCCTGGTCGGAGTCGGCACGGGTGCGCGGGGTGCTCGTGCGGCATCCGATGTTCGCGTCGATCGAAGAGGACGGCGTACGGATGCCGGACGGCTCGTTCGAACGCGCGGATGCCATCCTGTGGGCGACCGGCTTCCGCGCCGATATCGGCCACCTCACGCCGCTGCAGCTGCGCACCTCGGCCGGCGGCGTCCGCGTCGCGAACGGGCGCGCGCTCGACGAGCCGCGCCTGTTCCTGATCGGCTACGGCCCGTCGCAGTCGACGGTGGGAGCCAACCGCGCCGGGCGCGACGCGGTCCGGGCGATCGTCGCGTCCACAACTCCGGAGAAATCGACGGAGGCGGCCGCCGGAGCCCACTGA